The Mangrovibacterium diazotrophicum DNA window TATTAATAACTCAAAATATCGTAAAGAGCGATTAAAAGAACTGATTCTAAAACTACACCAGGGAGAATCGGCAGAAGCTGTTAAAAAAGAACTGGTTGAAACACTAAAAAGTATTCCTTACGGAGAAGTTGTGGAAGTGGAGCAGGAACTGATGCAAGAGGGATTACCCGAAGAAGAAGTTTTAAAACTTTGTGATGTTCATGGTTCGGTTCTCGAAGGCAATGTAGATTTAAGCGGAGCAAAAGATATTCCTGCCGGGCATCCGATTGATGTATTTAAGAATGAAAATATTGAGCTGAAGAAAGTAGCTGAAAAAGCAAAAACTTTGCTAAAGGCGTTAAGTGCCGTTGATGATTCGGAGTTTCAGCAATTTATTTTTGGGTTACAAGGTGTGTTTAATCAGTTGATGGATTTAGACAAGCATTACCTTCGTAAAGAGTACCTTGTATTTCCACACTTAGAGAAAAACGAAATTACTGGCCCGCCCAAAGTCATGTGGGGTAAACATGATGAGATAAGGGAACAGTTGAAAGGTTGTATCGAGGTTTTAAATACGAAAGAAATTACTAAAACAGACTTAATTGATTCTCTCGATTTGTTGTTTTTTCCTACTCTACAAGCTATAATTGATATGGTACAGAAAGAGGAGGAAATTCTGTTTCCAATGAGTATGGATGTACTAACTACTGAGGACTGGTGGAGCATACATAAACAAACGCTGGAATTTGGTTTTTGCCTGTATGACCCACAAGTTGAATGGAAACCCGAAGGGCTAACCGATGAGAAAGATGATACAGGGGTTACTTCTGACGGAAGCATTCAATTGCCCTCCGGAAGTTTTTCTGCAAAGGAAATAATGGCAATTCTAAATTCCGTTCCATTCGACATGACCTTTGTCGATAAAAATGATAAGGTTAAGTATTTTACCCAAGGAAAAGAGCGAATATTCGTCCGCAACCGTTCAATTATCAATCGTGATGTACGTTTGTGCCATCCTCCAGGAAGTACCCATATTGTAGAAAAGATTTTGGAGGATTTTAAATCGGGTAAAGCTTCTCATGCTCCTTTTTGGATTCAGATGAAGGGCAAGTTTATTAAGATTGAATACTTTGCTTTACGTGGAGAAGATGGTGAGTACCTTGGTACACTTGAAGTTTCTCAAGATTTATCTGAGAACAGGGCTTTAGAAGGTGAAAGACGTATTTTAGAATACACAGACAATAAAGAAAAAGACAATGGATAAACTGATAATTACTCCCAAAACGAAGATATTCGACTTGTTGGAAGCATATCCTCAATTGGAGGATGTGCTAATAGCAGTTGCTCCACCGTTCAAAAAGCTGAAGAATCCTGTATTACGAAAAACCATTACAAAGATTACAACTTTAAGTCAGGCATCTGTAATTGGTGGTATCAAAGTTGAAGAACTCATAAACAAGCTTCGTGCAGAAGTAGGGCAAACAGCAACTGACTCAATTGAAACAGAAGACAGCAATTATACTACAGAAAAGCCTGATTGGTTTGATGAATCCAATATCTCTGAATCAATAGATATAAGAGAAATGCTAAATGCCGGAGAACAGCCAGTGCATGAAGTCTTAGCTTTATTAAAGAAACTTGATTCAGGAAAAATACTTAAAGTGATTGCACCTTTTATTCCTGCTCCACTTATTGATAAGTCCCTTAGTTTAAATTATGAACATTGGCTCAATAAAAAGGGGGATGAAGAATTTTTGGTGTACTTCAAAGCATAGTTTTATTTTAATAAGCCCGAAAGGGCTTTTTTATCCACAATTTTTATATTTCGTCCCTCTGCTTCAATAATACCCTCATTATGCATTTCACGTATTACCCTTCCCAATGATGGGCGTGAAACACCAAATATATTGGCAAGTTCACTTTGCGAATTTTTAAGCGTAAACTCCGTTTTATCTTCTCGTCTGACCTGTTCAAGCAGATAATTTGCAAATTTGCCTCTGATGGATTGCAATCCTAATAACTTAATCTTTTTTGTGAGTTTCTGTGCCCGGTTGGATATAATATCGAGATAGTTTTTTAGCACAGTATTTTCATTACAAAACAAGTTCATTAAGTCTTGTCGTGGAATAAACAAAATTTTGGTTTCTTCAACTGCAATTACATCAACAGGAAGTGTATTATCTTCTCCAAATAAAAAAGCTGAAGCAATAGTATCAGGAGCACGAAGTTCTTCAATACGCAAGGACTTTCCCTGAAAATCCATCATTTCCCCAACAGCAGCTCCTTTAACAATAATTTTCAGGCTATTGCATTTATCTCCACTACTGGCAATCAGTTCATCTTTTTTGTATGTTTTTACCTGGTGGTGGACTTTTTTAATTATGTGGCCAATTTCTTCCGATTTTAAATCCTTAAAAATATAGCTCGATTGTAGCGCATCTACATAATTTAAAAAGCAGAAACTACATTTATCATTACAAGGCTGAATATATTTTTCATTAAAACATTTTTTTTCTGTTGTTATATTCCGCATATACCGTGATTTAGAAATTTTTTTTACACAAAAATAGAAAAAAACACGCTTCCTGTAACAAATGTTACAGCTATTACTCTCAAAATGCCACAACTTTGTATCGTTGATTTGAAATTAAAAACTTAAAAAGATAAAATTATGAGCATGTTTTGTTATCAGTGTCAAGAAGCTTCAAAAGGTACAGGATGTACTACGGTTGGTGTTTGCGGTAAGCAAGATTCTACTTCAAACT harbors:
- a CDS encoding DUF438 domain-containing protein; protein product: MSELINNSKYRKERLKELILKLHQGESAEAVKKELVETLKSIPYGEVVEVEQELMQEGLPEEEVLKLCDVHGSVLEGNVDLSGAKDIPAGHPIDVFKNENIELKKVAEKAKTLLKALSAVDDSEFQQFIFGLQGVFNQLMDLDKHYLRKEYLVFPHLEKNEITGPPKVMWGKHDEIREQLKGCIEVLNTKEITKTDLIDSLDLLFFPTLQAIIDMVQKEEEILFPMSMDVLTTEDWWSIHKQTLEFGFCLYDPQVEWKPEGLTDEKDDTGVTSDGSIQLPSGSFSAKEIMAILNSVPFDMTFVDKNDKVKYFTQGKERIFVRNRSIINRDVRLCHPPGSTHIVEKILEDFKSGKASHAPFWIQMKGKFIKIEYFALRGEDGEYLGTLEVSQDLSENRALEGERRILEYTDNKEKDNG
- a CDS encoding DUF1858 domain-containing protein codes for the protein MDKLIITPKTKIFDLLEAYPQLEDVLIAVAPPFKKLKNPVLRKTITKITTLSQASVIGGIKVEELINKLRAEVGQTATDSIETEDSNYTTEKPDWFDESNISESIDIREMLNAGEQPVHEVLALLKKLDSGKILKVIAPFIPAPLIDKSLSLNYEHWLNKKGDEEFLVYFKA
- a CDS encoding Crp/Fnr family transcriptional regulator, producing the protein MRNITTEKKCFNEKYIQPCNDKCSFCFLNYVDALQSSYIFKDLKSEEIGHIIKKVHHQVKTYKKDELIASSGDKCNSLKIIVKGAAVGEMMDFQGKSLRIEELRAPDTIASAFLFGEDNTLPVDVIAVEETKILFIPRQDLMNLFCNENTVLKNYLDIISNRAQKLTKKIKLLGLQSIRGKFANYLLEQVRREDKTEFTLKNSQSELANIFGVSRPSLGRVIREMHNEGIIEAEGRNIKIVDKKALSGLLK